GACAGTCTCTAAAGATTGATAAAGAAAAAATGAAGGCGAAAATTTCCATTTCACTACATTTACGTGATTTATGTATTAATTTTTAAGTATAAATACTTATCTCATTGTTAAAATATTTATCTGCGGCACGACTGTGGAGATTTATACCAATTTGCTTTCAACCGAGCGTTAATGAAGAAGCTAATGTTTGAATATCACTGCTTTTAGCTATTCTAACTTTAGGCCCTTTATTTCAAATTGGTATTAATGAAATGTTTGATACTCGTCGAAGCGGAAACCGCTCTGATTGGCATACTTCTTGCCTGATGTTTTGATATTTTTCGTATATTTTTATAAATTTTTATAAAGTAACATTTAAATATAAATAATTCTGTCTGCATTTGTAACGTCTCAGACGTTTTATTTATTTGAATGAATATCGGTACCCCGCTTCAAGCGCCTGGATATTTTCTTCCGTGAGGCGGGGGACGATTTTTTGAATGGCCCGCTTCGCTCTTTCCAACGGAACGGAATCCAACTCTTTTATGATCGCGCCCACAAAAACGGCGTTGGCGAACTGCCGGCTTCCAATCGCCTCCGCCGTCGCGCCGGCCGGAATTGCGAGCCGAACGAATCGCGAAGGTTTTTCGACGATGGATTCCGGCGGAAAGCTGACGGTTTCAGGATCATACAGGACGGTCCCCTGTTTCATCAAAAAAGAAAAACGATTCCAGGCCGCCTGAGACATCGCGCAGAAAATATCCGGACTTTCCACGACCGGACTGTCGATTGGTTCGTCGGAAACGACGACCTGACTGCGCACGTAACCGCCGCGGGTTTCGGTTCCGTGACTGACCAGCATCGTAACCCTCAGGCCATGCAAAGCCGCGGCGCAGCCCAGAATTTTCCCCGCCGCCACGACCCCCTGACCGCCGAATCCGCTGAGCAGAATCTCCTGCCTGAACATCGCTTAATCAAACCTCTTTCCCGTCGTCGTGCTGTTTTCTTTGCTCACCCTTTCGGTCCATTCCCGCAAAGACGCCGCGAACTCCGGCCTTGAGCCCCTCGCGTCATGATAGACGCCGCTTCGAAAACGGGGATCTCCTCCGTCCTGAAAAAGGCGTTCAAACCAGCGATAAACGGCTTCCTTATCCCTGCTTCCGAGAGAAATCGCTCCAAAATGGGTGACGCAGGGGTAGATGAAATGGACAAGGGAAAAACCCCTGTTGTCGATGGCCTTTACTACGCTGTCCACAGCGTTTTGCCCTTCAAAACTGGAATGGCGGGCGAGAAAAGTGGCGCCCGCGTCTTTCAGCAGCGTCAAAATGTCGATGTCGTTTTGCAGCCAGCCCTGCTCTCTGGTTCCATAAGGGCTGCTGTCCGTGACGCATCCCAAAGGCGTCGTGAAGCCATATTGTCCTCCCGTGGACTGATATCCGAAATTATCGGCGACGATCACCGCGACGCCGAGATTGCGCCTCGCGCAGTGCAGCAGGTGCGAAAGCCCTATGCCGAAGGCGTCTCCGTCGCCCACCGTCAGGATGATTTTTTTGTCGTCCGGCAGCGCCGTTCGAAGGCCCGTCGCGATGGCGTAAACCCTTCCGTGGGTTCCGGCGAAGTTGTCCCCTTTCCAGGTGTTGAAAGTCTGCCGGCCCGCGCAGCCGATGCCCGTTCCCCATACCACGTCCCCGACGCCAAGTTTCAGTTGTTCGACGGCCATCAACACTTTTTTATGCACCTGCCCCAGGCCGCAGCCGACGCAGGCAGTGCTCGGAATTTTGCGCTCACGCAGCCAGCGCCGTGCCCAACGGTCCATTTACCAGGCCCACCTTTCCCACAGTTTCGGCGCGGGAAAACAACCTTCCGAAAGGCCGATGACCGCCTCCACCAGCTCCGCCGCCGTCGGCAGTTCGCCGCACCTGCCGATGAAGTGAACGGCGCTTCCCCCTGCGGCCCGCTGAACCTCCCGGACGAGCTGTCCGTCCAGGTTGAGCTCCACCGTCAGGTAAACAGCCCTGCGCGCGAACAAACGATCCTGAAAAGGCCAGAGGGACTTCAGCCGGATTCCCCCGACTTTCAGGCCCAGGCTTCTTGCCTTTTTGACGGCGCTGGCCATCACACGGGAGGGGCTGCCGTAACTGACCAGAACGACGTCCGGATCATCTTCCAGACACGTGCCCTCGTAACGGTCGATAAGGTCGCGGTGATCCAGAACCTTGCGGGTAAGCCTGTAAGCGTGTTTGACCTGCGCTTCGACCTCCTCGGTG
This Synergistaceae bacterium DNA region includes the following protein-coding sequences:
- a CDS encoding 2-oxoacid:acceptor oxidoreductase family protein, whose amino-acid sequence is MFRQEILLSGFGGQGVVAAGKILGCAAALHGLRVTMLVSHGTETRGGYVRSQVVVSDEPIDSPVVESPDIFCAMSQAAWNRFSFLMKQGTVLYDPETVSFPPESIVEKPSRFVRLAIPAGATAEAIGSRQFANAVFVGAIIKELDSVPLERAKRAIQKIVPRLTEENIQALEAGYRYSFK